The genomic stretch ggatatttcgctacagcgaatgttttcttcagctttaagcaattcaaatcttctagaaaccgccaaagttcgctacagcgaaatatggttcgctgcagcgaatgtaccTCGCTACTGCTTGCTGCTAGCGAAACTGGGAAGTTTGATTCTGActtcattcgctacagcgaaatatggttcgctgcagcgaatcgggccttcgctaccattcgctgcagcgaatgcactGTTTCTGGATTTTTGCCTTTGAGTGCctggagttcgctacagcgaaagaaagttcgctgcagcgaatgctctgttttctggttttttgcttaaggccaaatcctgcacaaaaacaaaccaagccaagtaatcttgcacaataatagtttattcaataattggggggttttatgtgagaaatatgtcaaataagcaagataagtgctatattataataagtcattttagcatgaataaagcacttatcaaactctccccaacttgaatctttgcttgtcctcaatcaaagtaaaaacaaaagCAAGAGTTTCTAAACCACCTTCACATGATTAACCAAATTTCTCAATGAAGTATAGGAGGCACATGGctctttgaagtttgaacatcCAAGGATAAATGTTTTATGACTTCCTTTAGTACTTAGACATATTCATGAAACAAGTCTTCCACATAAAAACCATGTCAATCAATCCAAAGCACTAAACATGTTAATCATGAATCACACTTACCACACTTTTTGTATAAGTGAAAATGATGAGGTATGTTGATCTCTCACATGACAAATTTTGCTAACATCTAGATCAATTCATACTTTCATCCAAGCAAGATATGTTGATAAGCAAGAACATAGATCACTAAGGTCttttatggttgtaatgtggccaaggtaccaaggaagtgtcatttctatggataatggaaacaaaaggttgttgatttttctttttagaaGAGCATTCAAAGTTTTGACTCTTTTATCCAATACTTCTTATTTCTtccttttgaaaacattcttttatatccttttctttttctttcttcattttctaatttttttcttttgattctcaaatcttttttttttattttgaagaaagtatttttctcttttctccccaacttgaacaaTACCTTACTTGCTTTGAATGCTCATTGAGATCTTTCAAAAGATATCATGGTTTCAAGGTTATATTCAAGGAAAAATAGAATCTATCATATATGAACTTTTTATGATTTTCAAAGCTATAGAACAATATCCACTAAGTGGTTTACCTAATGTATTGTTCATTTCATTAATGATAGATTCATTGTCATAgggctcaaaaggggttgcaaAAGATCACTCACTCACAAGGGACGATGAGGCTATATTTGGTTTAGTGGTTATGCTCAATTTCAAAGAAttgccttgatcccttctatgtCTTTGCGATTACCAACATAAATGCAAGATTTAAGCATGAATCAAacgagttaaaacaagaatttgtCAGTCTCCTTAGCATATATTGAACAATGGAAGGTTACCTCACTTTCCTGTTTTTAGAACTAAGTGATTCATATGAAAACATGTCATGGCATAGGTTTGTATGAACTGGTTTTATGCAGCCTACTCATGTCATGTATATGCTAAATTCTAAGAAAGCATTTAAACATGTACCTTGGATAGTGCAATCTTTTCAACTCATGTCCTTCAACCTTGTTCTTTTGGTTTATGTGAAGTTGATCTTCCATTCTATGCTTCttctttcaatttattattaGAGGACAACAAGCATTATGAATTGGTCATGAGTCATCTATAGCTCAAAAGTGAAAACACATAGAAATCAAAAATGAAGAAGATGGCATGAttggaaaagattttttttttgaacttgctgcgttcgctgcagcgaagcagggcttcgcgtagcgaactctgcATAATtctgttttctgcagaattttctTTGTGCTATGTCATGCCATTTCCTTCCTACTTACTATTAATTATGCATAAAGGAAATGAAAGCAATGAAAATTTGGGTTACCTCCCAACAAGTGCTTGTTTAACGTCATTTAGCTCGACGCCTGTTTCGAATAAACTTACGGTGGTTTGTATGAATTCGTCAGAACATCCTTCCCACCATCATTTGGCCTTTCTTTACCATTTATCTTTTTCAATATCAGGCCTTTTTCATCAGGAGATTTAGCTTTGGAATGGCCATTCTCTTTGTGTTGAAACAATTTGAAGTTGACTTCTTCCTCTTTGTGCCTTATTTTCATCTTCCCTtcatccacatcaatcatcattcgaGATGCTTTTATGAAGGGACGACCTAAAATCGGAGGACTGTCTTCATCTTTGTTCATGCTTATTACCACAAAGTCAGTTGAAAATCGAAAACCATCCACTTTGACCATTACATCTTTCATTACACCAATTGGTTCTGTGGTTGATTTGTCAGCAAGTTGCAACTTCATTGTTGTAGGGTTCAAGTGAATATCTCAAATCTTTCTCATGGTGGATAATGGAAGAAGATTGACGCTTGATCCAAGATCAACTAAAGCGTTATCAACATAGATATTTCCAATGGTAACCGGTAAGGTAACTTTTCCAGGATCCGCATTATTTTCTTCCTCCTCCctatgttttcttttttcttgatttttatctACCACGATACCTTTTGAATTCTCCCCaactttgtcttgaacaatgttATCGCCTTTCGTCATGATTGCATTACAAGTTTCCTTGGGATTAACTTGAGTAGTGGCAGAAAACGTACCTCTTTGTTGCTCACTTAGTTGCTTCGCAATTTGCCCAACTTGCGTTTCAAGATTTCTAATCGACGCATCGGTGTTCTTTTGGTTTGCCATggacaattgcatgaattgattcaaggTATCCTCGATCTTTGAAAGCTTATCTGGCTGCGTGTAACTTTGGTACTGATTTGGTCGGTTTTGGCCATAGCTTGCGTTGTTGTTGTGTGGATAACCTTGATTGTACGAAACTTGCCTTTGTTGTTGATTTCCCATGTATTTTACCTCTTCGTTGATCGGGGGACAGAAACCGGTTGGATGGTCACCTGTACAAAGTTCATAAAAGGCTACTTGTTGCGATGTGCTCGACGAACCGTGCATATCTTTGAGTTGTTGAGGAAGCTTGGACAGCTGTTTTGTCAATTCCTCTACGGTTTGAGTGAGCAGTTTGTTTTGTGCTAGGATTGCATCATTTGTACCTAATTCCAAAACTCCAGGCTTCTTTTGTACGGTACCTCGATTGTGTTGAACTTGGTGATCTGTGagagccatcctatcaatgattgAAATTGCTTCTGCTGCACTTTTTGCTatcaaggaacctccagctgtTGCGTCAAGTAAAAGCTTCGGTTGAGGTAATAATCCATTACGGAAAATGTGAATTTGTGACATGTCATCAAAACCGTGGTTTGGACACTTCCGTAGCATGGATTTATAGCGTTCCCAGGCTTCACACAAAGTTTCATTTGAAAATTGGGTGAATGTGGCAATAGCTGTCTTTGCATCCATGAATCGGTTCTGAGAAAAGAATCTGCTAAGGAAGTTTCTCTCTAACACATTCCAATTGGTCATGGTTTTCGTTGATTGATCgaggtaccaatcctttgctttgccGATCAAAGAGTGCGGGAATAATCTCATGAAAACGGCTTCTTCTTCAGCTTCTGGTGCACCTAATGTACCAGCTATTTCGTAGAATCGGGTGAGGTGAGTGTATGGATCTTCAtgatccaaacctgcaaaaggatTAGCATAAATAATTTGCAGCAGTCCTGTTTTCATCTCAGCTCGTCTTGCGGCTGGATTGTTGGTGAGATGGGCGAACCGCCTTGGGCTACTTTCACAAGGACCATTAACAACTTcagccattgtttcttttgatgaatttgatgaggaagttgatgtAGATGCTCCTTTCTTTTTCTATTTGGAGTTTTGTTTCTTCGTTTGCCTTTTGTTCTTTCGGATTgttctttcgatctcgggatcaaaaagaagttgctcCTTTGAACTTTTGCCTCGAAGCATAAACAGAAATTTTTCCACCTATCCAAACACTTGAGCAAACGTTGCAACAAAcagaaaatatataatatataaacaaatgcACAAAGCTTAAAAGTATAGAAATGATTGCGATGTTTTAATCTcttaaacgccaatccccggcaacggcgccaatttgatgttGTATAAAGTACAATTCAAatgtaagtattttatattatcgtatccacagggattggggcgatatcaaaaccgttcaacaatttctatagttctaagcataaggtttcaagtttgtttggttgaaagttacggaaagtaaaattgcgtaaataacgaaagataagtttcagaggaatagacttgttgggaattggttttcatccacCGATTCAATATGTAAATCTTAGATCAGCTATACATAATGTATGCTTGTTTCAAtatcatcacgtattgctcacaacaaagttcatgtctaaacGTTTGTTGAGATGTCTACCTTGtggtttaatcgacgatttctcagcctattaaacgatacggtagcattaagtttcaatacttgaagtgaatattaaacctaaatctatgtctagcatttagagtttaatagttgttatcttggatcgagattagaatcgtatttgtcaatatcaattcaatccatgaaataaacggtaaaacgaagataacaacgataatgattcaaacataaattatatataacacCATGAAAAGAGAATACATACTGTTTCGGTGAATtacgaccaatcccaacaagagagggatttagctactcatggtagcttGATGAACAATGGAAGAGTTGAGTTGGAATGACATCAACGGCGATTTCCCGACTCTTGATGTGTATCCACCTCTTTCTACCTATAAACCTATATTTCTCTTTCTATTACATAAGTATTACAAGCTAAAAGTGAATGAATTTTCTGAAATGAGTTCTGCTCTCTTTTATAGCAGTTCTGGCCGcctgagttcgctacgcgaaaggaggttcgctacagcgaacgcCTTGCTTCATTGTTAAGTCTTTGTTCTGACCgccagagttcgctacgcgaaggatatttcgctacagcgaatgttttcttcagctttaagcaattcaaatcttctagaaaccgccaaagttcgctacagcgaaatatggttcgctgcagcgaatgtaccTCGCTATTGCTTGCTGCTAGCGAAACTGGGAAGTTTGATTCTGActtcattcgctacagcgaaatatggttcgctgcaccgaatcgggccttcgctaccattcgctacctttcgctgcagcgaatgcactGTTTCTGGATTTTTGCCTTTGAGTGCctggagttcgctacagcgaaagaaAGTTTGCTGCAGCGAATGCTCTGTTTTCTGGTTTTTTGCTTAAGGCCAAATCCTGCACAAAAACAAACCAAGCCAAGTAATCTTGCACAATAATAGTTTATTCAATAATTGGGGGGTTTTATGTGAGAAATATGTCAAATAAGCAAGATAAGTGCTATATTATAATAAGTCATTTTAGCATGAATaaagcacttatcaaactctccccaacttaaatctttgcttgtcctcaatcaaagtaaaaacaaaagCAAGAGTTTCTAAACCACCTTCACATGATTAACCAAATTTCTCAATGAAGTATAGGAGGCACATGGctctttgaagtttgaacatcCAAGGATAAATGTTTTATGACTTCCTTTAGTACTTAGACATATTCATGAAACAAGTCTTCCACATAAAAACCATGTCAATCAATCCAAAGCACTAAACATGTTAATCATGAATCACACTTACCACACTTTTTGTATAAGTGAAAATGATGAGGTATGTTGATCTCTCACATGACAAATTTTGCTAACATCTAGATCAATTCATACTTTCATCCAAGCAAGATATGTTGATAAGCAAGAACATAGATCACTAAGGTCttttatggttgtaatgtggccaaggtaccaaggaagtgtcatttctatggataatggaaacaaaaggttgttgatttttctttttagaaGAGCATTCAAAGTTTTGACTCTTTTATCCAATACTTCTTATTTCTtccttttgaaaacattcttttatatccttttctttttcttttttcattttctaatttttttcttttgattctcaaatctttttcttttattttgaagaaagtatttttctcttttctccccaacttgaacaaTACCTTACTTGCTTTGAATGCTCATTGAGATCTTTCAAAAGATATCATGGTTTCAAGGTTATATTCAAGGAAAAATAGAATCTATCATATATGAACTTTTTATGATTTTCAAAGCTATAGAACAATATCCACTAAGTGGTTTACCTAATGTATTGTTCAGTTCATTAATGATAGATTCATTGTCATAgggctcaaaaggggttgcaaAAGATCACTCACTCACAAGGGACGATGAGGCTATATTTGGTTTAGTGGTTATGCTCAATTTCAAAGAAttgccttgatcccttctatgtCTTTGCGATTACCAACATAAATGCAAGATTTAAGCATGAATCAAacgagttaaaacaagaatttgtCAGTCTCCTTAGCATATATTGAACAATGGAAGGTCACCTCACTTTCTTGTTTTTAGAACTAAGTGATTCATATGAAAACATGCCATGGCATAGGTTTGTATGAACTGGTTTTATGCAGCCTACTCATGTCATGTATATGCTAAATTCTAAGAAAGCATTTAAACATGTACCTTGGATAGTGCAATCTTTTCAACTCATGTCCTTCAACCTTGTTCTTTTGGTTTATGTGAAGTTGATCTTCCATTCTATGCTTCttctttcaatttattattaGAGGACAACAAGCATTATGAATTGGTCATGAGTCATCTATAGCTCAAAAGTGAAAACACATAGAAATCAAAAATGAAGAAGATGGCATGATtggaaaagaattttttttttgaacttgCTGCGTACGCTGCAGCGAAGCAGggcttcgcgtagcgaactctgcATAATtctgttttctgcagaattttctTTGTGCTATGTCATGCCATTTCCTTCCTACTTACTATTAATTATGCATAAAGGAAATGAAAGCAATGAAAATTTGGGTTACCTCCCAACAAGTGCTTGTTTAACGTCATTTAGCTCGACGCCTGTTTCGAATAAACTTACGGTGGTTTGTATGAATTCGTCAGAACATCCTTCCCACCATCATTTGGCCTTTCTTTACCATTTATCTTTTTCAATATCAGGCCTTTTTCATCAGGAGATTTAGCTTTGGAATGGCCATTCTCTTTGTGTTGAAACAATTTGAAGTTGACTTCTTCCTCTTTGTGCCTTATTTTCATCTTCCCTtcatccacatcaatcatcattcgaGATGCTTTTATGAAGGGACGACCTAAAATCGGAGGACTGTCTTCATCTTTGTTCATGCTTATTACCACAAAGTCAGTTGAAAATCAAAAACCATCCACTTTGACCATTACATCTTTCATTACACCAATTGGTTCCGTGGTTGATTTGTCAGCAAGTTGCAACTTCATTGTTGTAGGGTTCAAGTGAATATCTCAAATCTTTCTCATGGTGGATAATGGAAGAAGATTGACGCTTGATCCAAGATCAACTAAAGCGTTATCAACATAGATATTTCCAATGGTAACCGGTAAGGTAACTTTTCCAGGATCCGCATTATTTTCTTCCTCCTCCctatgttttcttttttcttgatttttatctACCACGATACCTTTTGAATTCTCCCCaactttgtcttgaacaatgtcaTCGCCTTTCGTCATGATTGCATTACAAGTTTCCTTGGGATTAACTTGAGTAGTGGCAGAAAACGTACCTCTTTGTTGCTCACTTAGTTGCTTCGCAATTTGCCCAACTTGCGTTTCAAGATTTCTAATCGACGCATCGGTGTTCTTTTGGTTTTCCATggacaattgcatgaattgattcaaggTATCCTCGATCTTTGAAAGCTTATCTGGCTGCGTGTAACTTTGGTACTGATTTGGTCGGTTTTGGCCATAGCTTGCGTTGTTGTTGTGTGGATAACCTTGATTGTACGAAACTTGCCTTTGTTGTTGATTTCCCATATATTTTACCTCTTCGTTGATCGGGGGACAGAAACCGGTTGGATGGTCACCTGTACAAAGTTCACAAAAGGCTACTTGTTGCGATGTGCTCGACGAATCGTGCATATCTTTGAGTTGTTGAGGAAGCTTGGACAGCTGTTTTGTCAATTCCTCTACGGTTTGAGTGAGCAGTTTGTTTTGTGCTAGGATTGCATCATTTGTACCTAATTCCAAAACTCCAGGCTTCTTTTGTATGGTACCTCGATTGTGTTGAACTTGGTGATCTGTGagagccatcctatcaatgattgAAATTGCTTCTGCTGCACTTTTTGCTatcaaggaacctccagctgtTGCGTCAAGTAAAAGCTTCGGTTGAGGTAATAATCCATTACGGAAAATGTGAATTTGTGACATGTCATCAAAACCGTGGTTTGGACACTTCCGTAGCATGGATTTATAGCGTTCCCAGGCTTCACACAAAGTTTCATTTGAAAATTGGGTGAATGTGGCAATAGCTGTCTTTGCATCCATGAATCGGTTGTGAGAAAAGAATCTgctaagtgttagaacaagatttgttcttatcaattatcttagttttgatgataacaataatatgaattttgcttaagataatatggtactctaatccaatgcaatttccctttcaggaaatatatataaagagtacgcataattcagcgctcagaagttgtgtctcaaatggttcagcatgcaacatcagaacatggtctggcaagacatcagaagatggtcgaagcagaatcagaacatgggtctatggaagcatcagaagaacatgagatcagaagcactgaagatcagaagatggtatcacgctcagaagcacttcaaggtcagaagatcagaagatgctatgcaccaagctgtttgactctgatgatattcaaacgtcgtattcacaaacatcagatcagaaggaagtacacgtggcagactacgctgactgacaaaaggaacgttaaaagctactaaaggctacgtcagtagacacagcgtgaacaaggctcgaggtagttgacaaaagcgtataacattaaatgcgaagctgtacggaacacgcaaagcattaaatgcattcaacggtcatcttctcaacgcctataaatatgaagttctgatgagaagcaaggttaacgatttcgcaccaatacaattcaaattaacttgctgaaactctgttcaaatcaaaactcagaatcttcatcttcatcaaagctcactacattgctgttgtaatatattagtgagattaagcttaaacgattaagagaaatatcacagttgtgattatcgcttttaagaagcatttgtaaactcttagaattacattaagttgtaaggaactagagtgatcgtgtgatcagtatactctaggaagtcttagcagttggctgagcaggaagtcttaggagtgaactaagcctagagtgatcgtgttgatcagtagactctagaaaagtcttaggagtgaactaagcagttgttcctggagtgatcaggttgtgatcagaagactctggaagacttagttgcggactaagtggaaaaccattgtaatccgtgcgattagtggattaaatcctcagttgaggtaaatcatctctgcgggggtggactggagtagcttcgttaacagtgaaccaggataaaaataattgtgcaatttatttttatcgtccaagatttaaagtcacacttattcaatccccccctttctaagtgtttttctatccttcaattggtatcagagcgccggttctaaggtgcaagcacttaaccgtgtttagaaaagattcaggaagagaaaaacgcttcatttaaaagatggttgatgaaagtgaaaagtctacacctacacctgcatctacatctggctctgctgagcaatacaacggtaacaatggttatactagaccgccggtatttgatggtgaaaactttgaatactggaaagataaactggaaagttattttctgggtctagatggtgatctatgggatcttctaatggatggttacaaacatccagtaaatgccagtggcgtgaagttgtcaaggcaagaaatgaatgatgatcagaagaagcttttcaggaatcatcataaatgtagaactgttttgctgaatgctatctctcatgctgagtatgagaagatatctaacagggaaacggcctatgacatatatgagtccttgaaaatgactcatgaaggaaatgctcaagtcaaggagacaaaagctttagccttaatccagaagtatgaagccttcaagatggaggatgatgaagacattgaaaagatgttttcaagatttcaaaccctgactgctggattgagagttcttgacaagggata from Vicia villosa cultivar HV-30 ecotype Madison, WI linkage group LG4, Vvil1.0, whole genome shotgun sequence encodes the following:
- the LOC131597822 gene encoding uncharacterized protein LOC131597822, translating into MAEVVNGPCESSPRRFAHLTNNPAARRAEMKTGLLQIIYANPFAGLDHEDPYTHLTRFYEIAGTLGAPEAEEEAVFMRLFPHSLIGKAKDWYLDQSTKTMTNWNVLERNFLSRFFSQNRFMDAKTAIATFTQFSNETLCEAWERYKSMLRKCPNHGFDDMSQIHIFRNGLLPQPKLLLDATAGGSLIAKSAAEAISIIDRMALTDHQVQHNRGTVQKKPGVLELGTNDAILAQNKLLTQTVEELTKQLSKLPQQLKDMHGSSSTSQQVAFYELCTGDHPTGFCPPINEEVKYMGNQQQRQVSYNQGYPHNNNASYGQNRPNQYQSYTQPDKLSKIEDTLNQFMQLSMANQKNTDASIRNLETQVGQIAKQLSEQQRGTFSATTQVNPKETCNAIMTKGDNIVQDKVGENSKGIVVDKNQEKRKHREEEENNADPGKVTLPVTIGNIYVDNALVDLGSSVNLLPLSTMRKI
- the LOC131597824 gene encoding uncharacterized protein LOC131597824; translation: MDAKTAIATFTQFSNETLCEAWERYKSMLRKCPNHGFDDMSQIHIFRNGLLPQPKLLLDATAGGSLIAKSAAEAISIIDRMALTDHQVQHNRGTIQKKPGVLELGTNDAILAQNKLLTQTVEELTKQLSKLPQQLKDMHDSSSTSQQVAFCELCTGDHPTGFCPPINEEVKYMGNQQQRQVSYNQGYPHNNNASYGQNRPNQYQSYTQPDKLSKIEDTLNQFMQLSMENQKNTDASIRNLETQVGQIAKQLSEQQRGTFSATTQVNPKETCNAIMTKGDDIVQDKVGENSKGIVVDKNQEKRKHREEEENNADPGKVTLPVTIGNIYVDNALVDLGSSVNLLPLSTMRKI